From a single Diceros bicornis minor isolate mBicDic1 chromosome 6, mDicBic1.mat.cur, whole genome shotgun sequence genomic region:
- the LOC131406893 gene encoding LOW QUALITY PROTEIN: olfactory receptor 6C75-like (The sequence of the model RefSeq protein was modified relative to this genomic sequence to represent the inferred CDS: substituted 1 base at 1 genomic stop codon), whose protein sequence is MEKSMMGDARNTTAAQEFTLEGFPAVQHFGTVLFLVHLLAYLASIMGNTLIITITWADHRLQTPMYFFLSSFSFFECCLITTVIPKLLAIFLSGRKSISFAACSTQAFVFLFLGATIFFLMAVLSLDRYLAICKPLYFPTITKPRMCFLLVTACLALGFLLMVVPVILLSQSPFCGPHVIPHFFCDLCPLIHLSCSDTRSVEMLAFVLTLGILLTSLIITLIAXSNIIITIMHLPSAKEQQKAFSTCSPHLIVLALIYGSCVFIHVKPKQMNRLDSTREAALVNTAVTPLLNPVIYTLWNKQVHQALRVTLSRVRLQKQNHRALEGKWIFLLF, encoded by the coding sequence atggaaaagtcaaTGATGGGGGATGCAAGAAACACGACAGCAGCCCAAGAATTCACCCTGGAGGGGTTTCCTGCTGTCCAGCACTTCGGGACTGTTCTCTTCCTGGTGCATCTGCTGGCATACCTGGCCTCCATCATGGGAAACACACTCATTATCACCATCACCTGGGCCGACCATCGCCTCCAGACAcctatgtacttcttcctcagcaGTTTCTCCTTTTTTGAGTGCTGTCTTATAACCACTGTTATTCCTAAGTTGCTGGCCATCTTTCTGTCAGGGAGGAAATCAATTTCCTTTGCTGCCTGCTCCACACaagcctttgtttttcttttcctggggGCAACGATTTTCTTCCTTATGGCTGTATTATCCCTGGATCGGTACCTGGCCATTTGCAAACCTCTGTATTTCCCAACCATCACGAAGCCAAGGATGTGTTTCCTCCTGGTCACTGCCTGCTTGGCTTTGGGATTCCTCCTCATGGTGGTTCCAGTTATATTGCTTTCCCAGTCACCCTTCTGTGGCCCCCATGTCATCCCTCACTTCTTCTGTGACCTCTGCCCCCTGATTCATCTCTCCTGTTCTGACACCAGATCTGTTGAAATGTTGGCCTTTGTCCTCACTTTAGGTATTCTTTTGACATCCCTCATCATAACCCTCATTGCATAAAGCAACATAATAATCACAATAATGCATCTCCCATCAGCCAAGGAACAACAGAAAGCTTTCTCCACCTGCTCACCTCACCTCATTGTCCTCGCTCTGATCTATGGCAGCTGTGTCTTTATACATGTGAAACCAAAGCAAATGAACAGGCTGGACTCCACCAGGGAGGCTGCCCTTGTGAACACGGCGGTGACCCCGCTGCTGAACCCTGTCATCTACACTCTGTGGAACAAGCAGGTCCACCAGGCTCTGAGGGTCACTCTGTCCAGGGTGAGACTGCAGAAACAGAATCATAGAGCTTTGGAGGGTAAATGGATCTTCTTGCTCTTCTAG